A section of the Elizabethkingia anophelis R26 genome encodes:
- a CDS encoding DUF3472 domain-containing protein has protein sequence MKKSISLSSLAVIMLLASCNRDSLSDNSLQNTSAENSAKGVVTNLTEQDLPNIQLTGSNAAPSQHLTYYFPADAVLQMNKVKITRSALTEYFSVINYSGGYAGLQQTPDKSFGTLNILIASLWDKNTASGSYAGYSYLGYKTIASRFGGEGDGQKTINPYQWKLNNWYNIVLRSWKENGKIYIANFIQDLATGKWFLTSTIYRDASTGNLGTYIDTFLENWVGDNPKYDGRYVRKAYLKDAWSLDASNTWQKSTSRNFSANSGDQGRNGYFDRAFNSGYDATEDAYFMVHGGTTTPDTSFGTGRTLQLPTQTNQGAAPVIQNLERTSATAQYGNNKVTVSWAINDTKAPQLSYNIQVLNSNGAVLQIVQKTKPEQRVEAIAATLAKGNYTVKLTLTDIFNNNVAPVEIPITVN, from the coding sequence ATGAAAAAATCAATTTCATTATCATCCCTTGCGGTGATTATGCTTCTGGCTTCATGCAACAGAGATTCGCTGTCAGATAATTCACTTCAAAACACAAGTGCAGAAAATTCAGCAAAAGGCGTTGTAACCAATCTTACTGAACAGGATTTACCCAACATTCAGCTTACAGGAAGCAATGCAGCTCCTTCTCAGCATTTAACCTATTATTTTCCGGCAGATGCTGTTTTACAAATGAATAAGGTTAAGATTACCAGATCAGCTCTAACTGAATATTTCTCGGTAATTAATTATAGTGGTGGTTATGCAGGATTGCAACAAACCCCTGACAAAAGCTTTGGGACGCTTAATATTCTGATTGCTTCTTTATGGGATAAAAATACTGCCAGTGGCAGCTATGCAGGATACAGTTACCTTGGATATAAGACTATAGCCAGCAGATTTGGAGGAGAAGGAGACGGACAGAAAACGATTAATCCATATCAATGGAAACTGAACAACTGGTATAATATAGTGTTGCGTTCCTGGAAAGAAAACGGAAAAATCTATATTGCCAATTTTATACAGGATCTGGCAACCGGAAAATGGTTTCTGACTTCGACTATTTACAGAGATGCATCAACAGGAAATCTGGGAACCTATATCGATACATTTCTTGAAAACTGGGTTGGAGATAATCCAAAATATGATGGCAGATATGTGCGTAAGGCTTACCTTAAAGATGCGTGGAGCTTAGATGCCAGCAACACCTGGCAAAAATCCACAAGCAGAAACTTTAGTGCCAATAGCGGAGATCAGGGCAGAAATGGATATTTCGATCGTGCATTCAATTCCGGATATGATGCCACTGAAGATGCTTACTTTATGGTTCATGGTGGTACTACAACACCTGATACCTCATTTGGAACAGGAAGAACCCTGCAATTGCCTACTCAGACTAATCAGGGAGCAGCTCCTGTAATCCAGAATTTGGAGAGAACGTCTGCAACAGCACAGTATGGAAATAATAAAGTTACAGTTTCATGGGCTATTAATGATACCAAAGCGCCACAATTATCTTATAACATACAGGTTTTAAACAGTAATGGGGCAGTTTTACAAATCGTTCAGAAAACAAAACCGGAACAGCGCGTGGAAGCTATTGCTGCTACTTTAGCAAAAGGTAATTATACTGTAAAGCTTACGCTGACTGATATTTTCAATAATAATGTTGCACCTGTGGAAATTCCTATAACGGTAAATTAG